In Porites lutea chromosome 8, jaPorLute2.1, whole genome shotgun sequence, the genomic stretch TCCATCGTCTGTCACGGAAATCTTTCGTAGAAAATCATTTTCCTGCATTTTGTTGCCGGATTACCGTTTTCTTTGATTACAAGCCACAATAAGGGAAGTGGCTAAGCCAGACGACACACCTTTTCATGGGAAAACTGATGGTTGGTTCGTTATTTCCTTTCCTACCTATCCACAAAAAGGAAATGTGTTTCCTCTGTATACCTTCTTTATTAATCCCTGGATGAACGTAAAGGAATCAGCCGGTTTCCTCCCTTTCGAGTTCGCCCCGTTCGAGTTCGACCGCTAGATTTCGAGTTCGCCCCTTAAGCTCTATCAAGCGATCCATAATATGAAAACGCACAAATAATTACCTATCTTTTTCGCTGCATCCGAGTTCGAGTTCGTCTCTCCGCGATTTCAAGTTCGCACCCCAACTTCTATCGAGTTCTCAGCATCGTTTAATTTACCATGAAAATGTACGCAGCAAAATTACTTCGACAGATGTCAGCCTGCATGAGTGCTTAGCGTGGTTGACGGTCGATTCGTACTTGACTGAAATTTACTCTTTTTTAGGCCAAGAAAAAACACATAATTTTAGGCTAGCAAGAGACTAATTTAAATTAAAGTGACAAGAAATAGGCTTTAACGGCTTATCCATACGCAGCATTTCTGGTGCAATGCAGGCTTAATAGCCACatgaaaacattaaaatgttttcatgTGGCTAAATACTATCATCTTATTTTCACACTCCCTtgtttcccgggggggggggggggggggcggaaatcgcatatgaaagtggtggggatgctcgtcgtctcgcttaggggtgtaaattttggattttggtctcacttacggtgttctgggcaaaacgccatgatagttagccgtgaaggtctcgtttaggcaGTTGCACGCCaaacaatataaaaatatatatatcgtctgtgttttaacatggtctctttcttttaggggtcaaaaaaagcttagGTTACGCCCAGGTCgttctcctttaggggtttaattcaaaatttccgaggagtgtccccacccctttcatatgcggagtacccccccgggcttGTTTCATTTTGAGACCTTTTAACCCATCAGGTCTATACAAACTGTGGTGTTTTGTATATCCCCACCCTAAGGTACCTCTCCGTTGATTACACCTGTTTTGACTCCTTTCTTCAGGCGCTGTTAGGCTAAATTTCGACACTGAAGCGaaatggccttgaaacagcgacaGAGGGCAGCAGAAATGGCGACAAAGGACGCAAAGGTGGGTTGAAACTGCTACAGCGACAGAGAAAAGCGCAAATACAATTGTGCCAAGTTTGCGCTTTGTCACTTTGTTACCTTTATGACTAACAGTTTAAAACAATTTACCCTTCTATTTAGAATCTAGCTGTTTCCTCGTCGGACGATCGACCAGTGTTTCGCCGAAAAGCcttaagcaaaaataataaactAATTTATGGATGCAAATTCTCCGTATAAAAAGGTCCGTTATGTGTTCAGTAGTTGCTGGGTTGATCCAAGTGTTCGGTATCactaggccatttgcactaagaggtcatgtgacatcgtttttatgaaagtgaaagttatatgatttttttcttcaaaaacgattagtgggtcatgtcttgaacaaaataatagtgattttctttttcaaacctgctccattttcttaaaatgagtaagttcgtagttggtcacgtgaccaaaatgtgatttttgaaattgtgAATTAACTCTTTCTGAGCACAAATTTTGctcttaaacttcaaggagaatgttgaaaagttgatgtgggaacgtttacagcacatctgagcgtaactatcaaacgtttaacaagatctaagcaaaaagaagttttggccgccatgttggagggcaagagtatgccctccaacatggcggccaatacaaatgatactactttgttgaaaaatcaaagtgccataaaatatctcccttaaatgcgtttcccctcaaatttcgggtgtaagataatttttatgtgctctgtcaatttttggcatcagcaagattccaactcattgtttaaaggaagcattggtcacgtgacctcttagtgcaagtggcctctTACCTTTATTTGAGCGTCACATAAAATTTGGCCAGTTCCAATGCAATGTCTTTTCCACATTCCGCGAGGCTAATGGTAAACGCCAAAGTCTCATACCGTTACATACTTTTCTTATATTACACGGGATGAAAATTAATCCCTGAGAATTATATATCAACTGCATTGCCAGAGAAAACCAGTCAGCAGATTATAACTCTTTCCTGGCTCCTAAAAATATTTAGCCACATATAAAGTACAGAAAGTTGCGTGATTTCGTTTTCAGCCGGGTATGTCTTTCACTCTTCTCCTAAACTGTCTATCGTacttaaggaaaaaaaacagtttcgACCTACCCATTTCGCATTTTTCTCCTCTCCACTGCGGACTGCATGAACAAGCAAACGCATCTTTCCTTTCGTCGAACAAACAAGAACCTCCGTTAAGGCATCCAGCCATTAGGCAGCCCTGAGCAAAATGTTCATATGTTACTTCGGTAAGCtaaaattatatatatagtTTTCCATCGACTTCCTACAGCGTTTTTATACCAGAAAGGTGATGTTTTAGCCAGTGTTTCTCGGGCAGGGGAGGGCGACTTACTAGCTACGGATTCTTGCAGGTATATATAGCTAGACTGATTCCTCAACATTTTTAACGGCACAAAGCAAATCTAATGTTGAACATAAAAATTTCACTGATAAATTGCTGGCTCTACGTTCcccttttttaacatttacgGTTGTTTGCACTCTATACTTCTCTTaacttcattttcaaaacatgtaaGCCTCTTGTAAGGGACGAAAACATTGCCTTTGATAATGATTTTGCGGACCTGAAAAATTTGGGAAAGGGAAAACGTGGCTCGCTCCCATACGAACAATGACTGAAATGCGTGCGCTTTTTTGACAACAACTCAACTTTACTGTTTTaccaaatttctatttttttacttAGCTTCGCTTTAACAGTTGTTGCATTAGCCTGGGTGCACGAGTCTATTTCTTCTTGCACGCGGAAATTAGGCTTGTCTGCACACGCACGCCCTCGTTGTCTAAGCAATGAAAATTCAGAACTTTTCTTACcttaagaaacattgaaaacgttGTGCCTGGATTATCAGTGAGCCTGGTGTCATCGTCTGTTGTAGAGAACTCATGCTTGTTCAGTTCACAATTGCCCGAGGACTCTTTGAAATTAGAAGAGGTACACCAAGAATGTCTTAAACATGCTTGACTGCACGACATTTCATCCGTAGAATCGATCTTCTTGACAACATAGCCATGTAAACGCTTGTTCTTTTGCGTTTTGATGTAGGCAGATCTAGAGTCTTCTTCGGCTGCTAAAACTGCGCCAACGACGAAGCAGAAAATGAGTGAGGAAATCATGTTGCTTATCTCTGCAATATTATTTCAacatgattttgtaggtttcataaacatattttataattttgtaatattttatagCAAGTTAATTAACACTTTGAGCTCGATTGACACGTGTCCTTTCAGTGATTGACTT encodes the following:
- the LOC140946965 gene encoding uncharacterized protein → MISSLIFCFVVGAVLAAEEDSRSAYIKTQKNKRLHGYVVKKIDSTDEMSCSQACLRHSWCTSSNFKESSGNCELNKHEFSTTDDDTRLTDNPGTTFSMFLKGCLMAGCLNGGSCLFDERKDAFACSCSPQWRGEKCEMDINECETGKHHCDSNALYWKKINHESVCYKAKDSHGSFRIIKQGLIHTFKLVHRRGSLKCAPNIPATFWGCTHASYDNQTLSTVITYENKSVLSLAE